Proteins from a single region of Dysgonomonadaceae bacterium PH5-43:
- a CDS encoding type III secretory pathway component EscU (product_source=COG4792; cog=COG4792; superfamily=81452; transmembrane_helix_parts=Inside_1_24,TMhelix_25_47,Outside_48_70,TMhelix_71_93,Inside_94_137,TMhelix_138_157,Outside_158_169,TMhelix_170_192,Inside_193_209), giving the protein MVEKSPILETLHSQFAENQNHHQGLFIKFLIALFVLFGGFGFVYVHTADCVIYSQTYISLYNNQIYFSNSILLATTFIVLSILLLLNMIILNIGYGFRRDHHLNMIIRKRELKREYDDIFQGLYNADNKNYWDYLPDFYRIFFWFITASQLFIFIAICSKEGVICFNGEILSLIVFIACILLIVASFYSYMTTYFKYDKNIKSKNNNTN; this is encoded by the coding sequence ATGGTTGAAAAATCACCTATTTTAGAAACTTTACATTCTCAATTTGCAGAGAATCAAAATCATCATCAAGGGTTATTTATTAAATTTTTGATTGCTCTTTTTGTTTTATTTGGCGGATTTGGATTTGTGTATGTTCATACTGCTGATTGTGTGATTTATTCACAGACATATATAAGCCTATATAACAATCAAATCTACTTTTCCAATTCTATTTTACTAGCAACAACTTTTATTGTTTTATCTATCTTATTATTGCTGAATATGATAATTCTAAATATAGGTTATGGGTTTAGACGTGACCATCATTTGAATATGATTATAAGAAAACGGGAACTGAAAAGAGAATATGATGATATATTTCAAGGATTATACAATGCCGATAATAAAAACTATTGGGATTATCTACCGGATTTTTATAGAATATTTTTCTGGTTTATAACGGCTTCTCAGTTGTTTATATTTATTGCAATCTGCTCTAAAGAAGGAGTAATTTGTTTTAACGGAGAAATATTATCGTTAATAGTTTTTATAGCGTGCATTTTATTAATTGTTGCATCATTCTATTCTTATATGACAACGTATTTCAAATATGATAAGAATATCAAATCTAAAAATAATAATACAAATTAA